Proteins from a single region of Tumebacillus amylolyticus:
- a CDS encoding formate/nitrite transporter family protein yields the protein MSYHTPQEVAELAAEAGERKAKLPPLTLAVLGFLGGAFIAIGFLLDIRVVGNVPKEWGSFASFLGAAVFPLGLILILIGGGELITGNLMAVPMAWFARRISFGRVLYNWVWITVTNFLGALFVAYFFGHIVGLTETGPFLAKTVAVTQAKLEEDFLQAFVSGIGCNWLVCMGVWLSYSAEHVSGKILGIWFPIMGFVAIGFQHIVANMFLIPAAIFAGQATWGQFFTNFVPVYLGNVVGGAIFVAGIYFLAYLRTNPKQE from the coding sequence ATGTCCTACCATACCCCGCAAGAAGTGGCGGAACTCGCCGCAGAAGCAGGAGAGCGCAAAGCGAAACTTCCACCGCTGACGTTGGCGGTCCTCGGATTTTTGGGCGGTGCGTTTATCGCCATCGGCTTTCTGCTCGACATCCGCGTCGTCGGAAACGTGCCCAAAGAGTGGGGATCGTTCGCCAGCTTTTTAGGCGCGGCGGTGTTTCCGCTCGGTCTGATCTTGATCCTCATCGGCGGGGGAGAGTTGATCACAGGAAATCTCATGGCGGTCCCGATGGCTTGGTTTGCGCGCCGCATCTCGTTCGGTCGAGTGCTGTACAACTGGGTCTGGATCACGGTGACGAACTTTCTCGGCGCACTGTTCGTCGCGTACTTTTTCGGCCACATCGTCGGGCTGACCGAGACGGGGCCGTTTCTCGCCAAAACGGTCGCCGTCACCCAGGCCAAGTTGGAGGAAGACTTTCTGCAGGCGTTCGTCTCCGGGATCGGATGCAACTGGCTGGTTTGCATGGGGGTTTGGCTCTCCTACAGCGCCGAGCACGTCAGCGGCAAGATTCTCGGCATCTGGTTTCCAATCATGGGGTTCGTGGCGATCGGGTTCCAGCACATCGTCGCCAATATGTTTTTGATTCCGGCGGCGATTTTTGCGGGGCAGGCGACGTGGGGGCAGTTTTTTACTAACTTTGTCCCCGTCTATTTAGGAAACGTCGTCGGCGGGGCGATTTTTGTCGCGGGGATTTACTTCCTCGCGTACTTGCGGACGAATCCGAAACAGGAGTAA
- a CDS encoding DUF1641 domain-containing protein: MAKPIRIVRKLELTPEERQQQAMQELTQSLTDNQEALQQSLKLVRELHESGALELVTALLQSREQVAKIAVDQLVKPSVTQTINNAMAVAGAVGQLNPDVTKKVVGGVVNGMERAAEVLESNEKVGLFDLVKALRDPAVNKALALGLGFLRGFGEKI; encoded by the coding sequence ATGGCCAAACCCATTCGAATCGTTCGTAAGCTGGAACTGACGCCCGAAGAGCGTCAACAGCAAGCGATGCAAGAACTTACCCAATCGCTGACGGACAACCAAGAAGCTCTGCAACAAAGCTTGAAGCTCGTTCGGGAGTTGCACGAGAGCGGGGCGTTGGAACTGGTCACCGCTCTCCTCCAATCCCGCGAGCAAGTTGCCAAGATCGCCGTCGATCAATTGGTCAAACCGTCTGTCACCCAGACGATCAACAACGCGATGGCCGTCGCCGGAGCGGTCGGCCAACTCAACCCCGACGTCACGAAAAAAGTCGTCGGCGGTGTCGTCAACGGGATGGAGCGGGCAGCCGAAGTGTTGGAGAGCAACGAAAAAGTCGGTCTGTTCGACCTCGTCAAAGCACTGCGCGACCCGGCGGTGAACAAAGCGCTGGCACTGGGATTGGGATTTTTGCGCGGCTTTGGAGAAAAAATCTAG